A single region of the Myripristis murdjan chromosome 3, fMyrMur1.1, whole genome shotgun sequence genome encodes:
- the tmem276b gene encoding transmembrane protein 178B, whose protein sequence is MAAMKILTSTGLFLAFCALGLLAMAICTDYWYETDARRHRERCKNYANKRNDPGYIYISNHNLPLQMPPKSVQRKGNGPDAGALVREKRHFLAAASAMESHCSRQFNSTISGLWRKCHRQGFDLETEDLIYKGIIQRCTPVKYHYSSSILPRNLPINMTKTIRQDEWHALHLRRMTAGFVGMAVSIILFGWIIGVLGCCQQHDLMQYVAGLLFLMGGTCCIISLCTCVAGINFELSRYPRYMYGLPEDISHGYGWSMFCAWGGLGLTLLAGFLCTLAPSLSTPTRTATHKPRQENGTV, encoded by the exons ATGGCCGCTATGAAAATATTAACCAGCACAGGGCTCTTCTTGGCGTTCTGTGCATTAGGGCTGCTCGCCATGGCGATTTGCACCGACTATTGGTATGAGACCGATGCGAGAAGACATCGAGAGAGGTGTAAAAACTATGCCAATAAGCGAAACGATCCAGGGTACATCTACATCTCAAATCACAACCTCCCCCTCCAAATGCCTCCAAAGAGCGTGCAGAGGAAAGGTAATGGCCCAGATGCTGGTGCTCTCGTCAGGGAGAAACGGCACTTTCTGGCCGCAGCGTCAGCCATGGAGTCTCATTGCAGCCGCCAGTTTAACTCCACCATCTCCGGGCTTTGGAGGAAGTGTCACCGGCAAGGATTCGACCTGGAGACCGAGGACCTTATTTACAAAG GAATAATCCAGCGATGCACCCCAGTCAAGTATCACTACTCTTCTTCGATCCTCCCACGGAATTTACCCATCAACATGACAAAAACCATACGGCAGGACGAGTGGCATGCACTCC ATCTAAGAAGAATGACGGCTGGCTTTGTGGGCATGGCTGTGTCCATCATTCTTTTTGGCTGGATCATTGGAGTGCTGGGATGCTGCCAGCAGCATGACCTCATGCAGTATGTAGCTGGGCTACTCTTCCTCATGGGAG GAACATGCTGCATCATCTCGCTGTGCACGTGTGTGGCAGGAATCAACTTTGAGCTGTCCCGCTACCCCCGCTACATGTATGGTCTTCCCGAGGACATTAGCCATGGCTATGGCTGGTCTATGTTTTGTGCCTGGGGGGGCCTCGGCCTCACCTTGCTGGCTGGGTTCCTCTGCACCTTGGCCCCCTCCCTGAGCACGCCCACTCGCACAGCAACCCACAAACCAAGGCAAGAGAATGGAACCGTGTGA
- the slc39a13 gene encoding zinc transporter ZIP13 isoform X1 — MALSFLAASAFWTVGRMNGGGCGRPGWALAALFISVTLLVVTFRGASSSQKMTQTAVAHATATAARPGPSLTDDLLSFQAAVDFFSSEHAHVWLFSLVGSVAVGLSGIFPLLVIPIEAGAALKTEAGCQRLKQLLSFAIGGLLGDVFLHLLPEAWALCGSSAGKQNHYVTQGLWVITGLLSFLLLEKMFPDQDSHEDPVPAPGLCFNSTTMSSAVFSGKAVESLKNGHHAESWKSSKPQISLQEGSEKIKTSGYLNLLANCIDNFTHGLAVAGSFLVSKKVGFLTTFAILLHEIPHEVGDFAILLRAGFDRWSAACMQLSTALVGVLGACFALCTQSPKGTENATAWILPFTSGGFLYIALVNVVPDLLEESSFRHSLLQILLICCGVAVMALLSAIVG, encoded by the exons ATGG CATTGTCCTTCTTGGCTGCGAGTGCTTTTTGGACCGTGGGACGGATGAACGGAGGAGGCTGTGGGAGGCCCGGCTGGGCTTTAGCTGCACTGTTCATCAGTGTTACCCTGCTGGTAGTGACCTTCAGGGGTGCATCAAGCAGCCAAAAGATGACACAAACAGCTGTGGCTCATGCTACAGCCACCGCTGCAAGACCAGGCCCCAGCCTGACAGATGACCTCCTGAGCTTCCAGGCAGCAGTCGACTTCTTCTCCAGCGAACATGCTCATGTCTGGCTATTCTCACTCGTGGGATCTGTGGCAGTAGGCCTCAGTGGCATTTTCCCCCTCCTCGTCATTCCCATCGAAGCTGGAGCTGCTCTCAAAACAGAAG cTGGATGCCAGAGGCTGAAGCAGCTTTTGAGCTTTGCAATTGGTGGACTCCTAGGTGATGTTttccttcacctccttcctGAGGCATGGGCCCTCTGTGGTTCTTCAG CTGGTAAGCAAAACCACTACGTGACCCAGGGCCTGTGGGTAATTACTGGCCTGTTGTCCTTCTTGCTTCTGGAGAAGATGTTCCCAGACCAGGACAGTCATGAGGATCCTGTGCCAGCTCCAGGCCTGTGTTTTAACTCCACT acAATGTCTAGTGCAGTTTTCAGTGGAAAGGCAGTGGAATCACTCAAGAATGGGCACCATGCTGAGTCCTGGAAATCCTCCAAGCCACAAATCAGCCTGCAGGAAGGATCAGAGAAAATCAAG ACGAGTGGATACCTAAACCTACTTGCCAACTGCATCGACAATTTCACTCATGGATTGGCTGTAGCAGGAAGTTTCCTGGTTAGCAAAAAG GTTGGGTTCCTCACCACCTTTGCCATCCTGCTCCACGAGATCCCTCATGAG GTGGGAGACTTTGCCATTCTACTGCGGGCTGGGTTTGACCGCTGGAGCGCTGCATGTATGCAGCTGTCCACAGCGCTTGTCGGGGTCCTGGGAGCTTGCTTTGCCCTGTGCACTCAGTCACCAAAAGGCACAG AAAATGCAACTGCGTGGATATTACCCTTCACCTCTGGAGGCTTTCTGTACATAGCCTTGGTGAACGTGGTGCCTGACCTGCTCGAGGAGTCCAGTTTTAG gCACTCCCTGCTGCAGATCCTGCTCATCTGTTGCGGTGTAGCTGTCATGGCTCTCCTGTCTGCCATTGTGGGCTGA
- the slc39a13 gene encoding zinc transporter ZIP13 isoform X2 — MNGGGCGRPGWALAALFISVTLLVVTFRGASSSQKMTQTAVAHATATAARPGPSLTDDLLSFQAAVDFFSSEHAHVWLFSLVGSVAVGLSGIFPLLVIPIEAGAALKTEAGCQRLKQLLSFAIGGLLGDVFLHLLPEAWALCGSSAGKQNHYVTQGLWVITGLLSFLLLEKMFPDQDSHEDPVPAPGLCFNSTTMSSAVFSGKAVESLKNGHHAESWKSSKPQISLQEGSEKIKTSGYLNLLANCIDNFTHGLAVAGSFLVSKKVGFLTTFAILLHEIPHEVGDFAILLRAGFDRWSAACMQLSTALVGVLGACFALCTQSPKGTENATAWILPFTSGGFLYIALVNVVPDLLEESSFRHSLLQILLICCGVAVMALLSAIVG; from the exons ATGAACGGAGGAGGCTGTGGGAGGCCCGGCTGGGCTTTAGCTGCACTGTTCATCAGTGTTACCCTGCTGGTAGTGACCTTCAGGGGTGCATCAAGCAGCCAAAAGATGACACAAACAGCTGTGGCTCATGCTACAGCCACCGCTGCAAGACCAGGCCCCAGCCTGACAGATGACCTCCTGAGCTTCCAGGCAGCAGTCGACTTCTTCTCCAGCGAACATGCTCATGTCTGGCTATTCTCACTCGTGGGATCTGTGGCAGTAGGCCTCAGTGGCATTTTCCCCCTCCTCGTCATTCCCATCGAAGCTGGAGCTGCTCTCAAAACAGAAG cTGGATGCCAGAGGCTGAAGCAGCTTTTGAGCTTTGCAATTGGTGGACTCCTAGGTGATGTTttccttcacctccttcctGAGGCATGGGCCCTCTGTGGTTCTTCAG CTGGTAAGCAAAACCACTACGTGACCCAGGGCCTGTGGGTAATTACTGGCCTGTTGTCCTTCTTGCTTCTGGAGAAGATGTTCCCAGACCAGGACAGTCATGAGGATCCTGTGCCAGCTCCAGGCCTGTGTTTTAACTCCACT acAATGTCTAGTGCAGTTTTCAGTGGAAAGGCAGTGGAATCACTCAAGAATGGGCACCATGCTGAGTCCTGGAAATCCTCCAAGCCACAAATCAGCCTGCAGGAAGGATCAGAGAAAATCAAG ACGAGTGGATACCTAAACCTACTTGCCAACTGCATCGACAATTTCACTCATGGATTGGCTGTAGCAGGAAGTTTCCTGGTTAGCAAAAAG GTTGGGTTCCTCACCACCTTTGCCATCCTGCTCCACGAGATCCCTCATGAG GTGGGAGACTTTGCCATTCTACTGCGGGCTGGGTTTGACCGCTGGAGCGCTGCATGTATGCAGCTGTCCACAGCGCTTGTCGGGGTCCTGGGAGCTTGCTTTGCCCTGTGCACTCAGTCACCAAAAGGCACAG AAAATGCAACTGCGTGGATATTACCCTTCACCTCTGGAGGCTTTCTGTACATAGCCTTGGTGAACGTGGTGCCTGACCTGCTCGAGGAGTCCAGTTTTAG gCACTCCCTGCTGCAGATCCTGCTCATCTGTTGCGGTGTAGCTGTCATGGCTCTCCTGTCTGCCATTGTGGGCTGA